A single region of the Plantactinospora soyae genome encodes:
- a CDS encoding putative protein N(5)-glutamine methyltransferase — protein MPSPATVVDRLRAAGCVFAEDEAELLMDASATPAELLAMVDRRVAGLPLEHIVGWVDFCGLRVAVDPGVFVPRRRTELLVRRAAALAVPGATIVDLACGCGAIGMAVAGLVEDVALHAVDIEPAAVRCARRNLAALNAQVYVGDLYDPLPARLRGQVDVLVANVPYVPTEAVGLLPPEARIHEPLVALDGGADGLDVLRRVAGGAGNWLAPGGHLLLETSLEQADAALAALAGAGLAPTLARDDELPATVVIGRC, from the coding sequence ATGCCGAGCCCGGCCACCGTCGTCGACCGGCTTCGCGCCGCCGGCTGCGTGTTCGCCGAGGACGAGGCGGAACTTCTGATGGATGCCTCGGCGACCCCGGCCGAGCTGCTGGCGATGGTCGACCGACGGGTCGCCGGGCTGCCGTTGGAGCACATCGTCGGCTGGGTCGACTTCTGCGGGCTGCGGGTCGCCGTCGACCCGGGGGTCTTCGTGCCGCGTCGCCGGACCGAACTCCTGGTACGCCGGGCTGCGGCGCTGGCCGTACCCGGGGCGACGATCGTGGACCTGGCCTGTGGCTGCGGCGCCATCGGGATGGCCGTCGCCGGGCTCGTCGAGGATGTCGCGCTGCACGCCGTGGACATCGAGCCGGCCGCCGTACGCTGCGCGCGGCGCAATCTCGCGGCGCTGAATGCCCAGGTGTACGTCGGAGATCTGTACGACCCACTTCCCGCCCGACTGCGTGGGCAGGTCGACGTGCTGGTGGCCAACGTTCCCTACGTACCCACCGAGGCTGTGGGCCTGCTGCCGCCGGAGGCGCGGATCCACGAGCCGCTGGTGGCGCTGGACGGCGGTGCCGATGGCCTCGACGTGCTGCGCCGGGTGGCCGGCGGGGCCGGGAACTGGCTGGCTCCCGGTGGGCATCTGCTGCTGGAGACCAGTCTCGAACAGGCGGACGCCGCGCTGGCGGCGCTGGCCGGGGCCGGTCTCGCCCCGACGCTGGCCCGCGACGACGAGCTACCGGCGACGGTGGTGATCGGCCGCTGCTGA
- a CDS encoding alanine racemase: MVATPQDIRTAEGTDDDPAGGLPETPFLLVDRARVERNIERLRSRLRQLGVGLRPHVKTAKSVDVARLLFDGGTGPITVSTLREADAFAAHGFTDILYAVGLAPHKLGRVVAAHRAGVDLQVTIDSVTQAEAVAAVADSGVRIPAFIEVDCDGHRGGVRPGDPTAVRIAEVLERGGAEARGVLVHAGGSYHSRSRKELVAAAEHERASAVRVAEDLRGAGFAAPVVSVGSTPTAHAAEDLRGVTEVRAGNFVFFDLVMAGIGVCDVDDLAMSVVTTVIGHQPEKGWIITDGGWMATSRDRGTASQPVDQGYGLVARLDGPLYPDLVMTDASQEHGTLTIRKGSRAALPELPVGTQVRVLPIHACATAAQHDVYQVLQPGTGTIGSVWSRLRGW, encoded by the coding sequence ATGGTCGCGACCCCGCAGGACATCCGCACGGCGGAGGGGACCGACGACGACCCCGCTGGCGGTCTTCCCGAGACGCCGTTCCTACTCGTCGACCGGGCGCGGGTCGAGCGCAACATCGAACGCCTCCGGAGCCGGTTGCGGCAGCTGGGCGTCGGGCTGCGGCCACACGTGAAGACGGCGAAGTCTGTGGACGTCGCCCGGCTGCTCTTCGACGGTGGCACCGGACCGATCACCGTGTCGACCCTGCGCGAGGCGGACGCCTTCGCCGCGCACGGGTTCACCGACATCCTCTATGCGGTGGGCCTCGCCCCGCACAAGCTCGGCCGGGTGGTCGCGGCACACCGGGCCGGAGTGGACCTCCAGGTGACGATCGACAGCGTGACGCAGGCCGAGGCGGTCGCCGCCGTCGCCGACTCCGGCGTACGGATCCCGGCGTTCATCGAGGTCGACTGCGACGGGCACCGGGGCGGCGTACGACCGGGCGACCCGACCGCCGTACGGATCGCCGAGGTGCTGGAACGGGGCGGCGCCGAGGCCCGGGGCGTACTCGTGCACGCGGGTGGGTCGTACCACAGTCGTTCCCGGAAGGAACTCGTCGCCGCGGCCGAGCACGAGCGGGCGAGCGCGGTCCGGGTCGCCGAGGATCTGCGCGGGGCCGGATTCGCCGCACCGGTGGTGAGCGTCGGCTCGACCCCGACGGCACACGCCGCCGAGGACCTGCGCGGAGTCACCGAGGTCCGGGCCGGCAACTTCGTCTTCTTCGACCTCGTGATGGCCGGCATCGGGGTGTGCGACGTCGACGACCTGGCGATGTCCGTGGTGACCACGGTGATCGGCCATCAGCCGGAGAAGGGCTGGATCATCACCGACGGCGGCTGGATGGCGACCTCCCGGGACCGGGGTACGGCCAGCCAACCGGTCGACCAGGGGTACGGACTCGTCGCCCGGCTCGACGGGCCGCTCTACCCGGACCTGGTCATGACCGACGCCAGCCAGGAGCACGGCACGCTGACGATCCGGAAGGGCAGCCGGGCGGCGCTGCCCGAGCTACCCGTCGGCACCCAGGTCCGGGTGCTGCCGATCCACGCCTGCGCGACGGCCGCCCAGCATGACGTCTACCAGGTGCTCCAGCCCGGTACCGGGACGATCGGATCGGTCTGGTCCCGGCTGCGCGGCTGGTGA